The proteins below are encoded in one region of Myxococcales bacterium:
- a CDS encoding peroxiredoxin has translation MLPAITVHNQNGKSIELAKIGVPTVVYFYPKDDTPGCTVEAKGFRDSWKTLSAMGVYLLGVSADDAASHQAFAEKYQLPFDLVADTDKELAKAFGVPSTLGFFKRMTFVADEKGRIIKVYREVEPANHARELSRCLKRAGLSAVCMASR, from the coding sequence ATGCTGCCAGCCATCACGGTTCACAACCAAAATGGAAAATCCATCGAACTTGCAAAAATCGGTGTGCCAACCGTAGTTTACTTTTATCCTAAGGACGATACGCCCGGCTGCACAGTCGAAGCTAAGGGTTTTCGAGACAGCTGGAAGACGCTCAGTGCCATGGGAGTTTACCTCCTTGGTGTTTCCGCTGATGACGCTGCTTCGCATCAGGCTTTTGCGGAAAAATATCAGCTACCTTTTGATCTCGTTGCAGATACGGATAAAGAACTTGCTAAGGCTTTTGGTGTCCCAAGTACTTTAGGTTTTTTCAAACGTATGACTTTCGTTGCCGATGAAAAAGGGCGGATCATCAAAGTGTATCGTGAAGTTGAGCCTGCTAATCATGCTAGAGAATTATCACGCTGCTTGAAGCGCGCCGGCCTTAGCGCTGTCTGTATGGCATCTAGATGA
- a CDS encoding glycosyltransferase family 39 protein, with translation MTAFFLKTFLHTRRLSLLLALGVGLALRIVMVFVEPITPTWDGIYYDRIADDIAEGDGYTTDVFTKRDEGHASAMYPVGFPAVLAALRSMGVNHQGELFFQALCSAFLIPLVWFFGRRLGGIKTANLAAWLIALWPGGILASASYMTEPLFAFVFCLALLPLWYARRKLSLYTVALSMVLFGLAAYVRPTALIAGVLLSMALAMFVMRKGVKKHWKHSASLLAVAWCCLLLPLAPWAWRNSQTMGAPVLVSTNGGQNLLLGTYDFGGFQTMPNTMKCSPKLSEVEKTRCYNRRAMQRIRKHPMAWLGRGLYKTVQTFSYETWPAYQWLQASGNYKAPATTLVVWVLAITRFFFWIISTAAASGLAFLLIAPNRRYTKLLVVVPLLAVAAVHFVYISGGRYHYPLVPYFSALAAYAMQRFSNLAKTA, from the coding sequence GTGACTGCTTTTTTTCTAAAAACATTTCTACATACTCGACGCCTGTCTTTACTGCTTGCCCTTGGTGTTGGTCTAGCATTGCGCATCGTTATGGTTTTTGTAGAACCCATTACCCCGACTTGGGATGGAATTTACTACGACCGCATCGCAGACGATATCGCGGAAGGCGATGGCTACACGACTGACGTGTTCACTAAGCGCGATGAAGGTCATGCAAGCGCTATGTATCCTGTTGGTTTTCCAGCGGTACTGGCGGCACTGCGTTCCATGGGCGTAAATCACCAAGGAGAACTTTTTTTTCAGGCTTTATGCTCGGCCTTTCTCATTCCCTTGGTTTGGTTTTTCGGCCGGCGACTAGGTGGCATTAAGACAGCAAATCTCGCTGCATGGCTTATCGCTTTGTGGCCAGGCGGCATTCTTGCTTCTGCTTCCTACATGACCGAGCCTTTGTTCGCTTTTGTTTTTTGCCTTGCGCTACTGCCCTTGTGGTATGCGAGACGAAAACTATCACTCTACACTGTTGCTCTATCCATGGTGCTGTTTGGGCTGGCCGCCTATGTTCGACCTACAGCACTTATCGCCGGGGTATTACTCAGCATGGCTTTGGCGATGTTCGTGATGCGCAAAGGAGTCAAGAAACACTGGAAGCATAGTGCTTCACTACTCGCCGTCGCTTGGTGTTGCTTGCTTTTGCCACTTGCGCCATGGGCTTGGCGTAATTCACAAACGATGGGTGCGCCCGTTCTTGTTTCAACCAACGGTGGACAAAACCTACTGCTAGGTACGTACGATTTCGGTGGTTTTCAAACAATGCCAAACACAATGAAATGCTCCCCAAAGCTTTCGGAAGTAGAAAAAACGCGCTGTTATAACCGACGCGCCATGCAGCGTATTCGAAAACACCCCATGGCATGGCTTGGACGTGGTCTCTATAAAACCGTTCAAACTTTTAGTTATGAAACTTGGCCTGCCTATCAATGGCTGCAAGCCTCGGGCAACTATAAAGCGCCAGCTACAACTCTTGTGGTCTGGGTGCTTGCCATCACCCGTTTCTTTTTTTGGATTATTAGTACAGCTGCTGCTAGTGGCTTGGCCTTTTTGCTGATCGCACCCAATAGGCGCTATACCAAACTGCTCGTAGTAGTACCTTTATTGGCTGTTGCAGCTGTTCATTTTGTATATATCAGTGGCGGGCGCTATCACTACCCACTCGTTCCTTATTTTTCGGCATTAGCCGCCTATGCCATGCAACGTTTCAGCAATCTTGCAAAAACAGCTTGA
- a CDS encoding GNAT family N-acetyltransferase: MTKQKDAKTEVKVRVRRARIEDAAAIYACQKAAYASLGPRGWCDKRQLKTQIKIFPEGQLVATIKGNVVGYAMALIVQLEDDSPWYSYTEITGGGTFSTHDPAGDTLYGADIAVHPDFQGLGVSRKLYEGRKTILRRFNLKRMVAGGRIPGYQEHAGKLSAEEYIDKVLAGELRDRALNSHIKAGYKVRGVHMGYLRDAQSLNYATFLELSNPRYRSAQRRIAGSPMKRPVRKVRVCTSQYEMRRVRSWEDFEHQVDFFVATAEQYHSHFLLLPELFTVQLFSLMEPSLTPAAAIAELADLADRYKEMLSRMAKRSGLFIIGGSHPIRSNDGIRNVAHLFTPGGQIHTQEKLHITPNERNEYGITRGDGLKVFETSYARIAILVCYDIEFPELARLLTLAGTEILFVPFSTDERKAYLRIRYSAQARSVENVIYTVLAGNVGNLPQVENFLINYGQAAICTPSDFPFPPDGLAAVGDFNSETVVISDLDLVSLEETREMGSVRPLRDRRADIFELRAKKPVELVVVN; this comes from the coding sequence ATTACGAAGCAAAAAGACGCCAAAACTGAGGTCAAAGTGCGCGTGCGCCGTGCGCGTATCGAGGACGCCGCTGCAATTTACGCATGTCAAAAGGCAGCCTATGCGAGTCTGGGCCCGCGAGGCTGGTGCGATAAGAGACAACTTAAGACGCAGATTAAGATTTTTCCGGAAGGGCAACTTGTAGCAACGATAAAGGGCAACGTCGTGGGGTATGCCATGGCGCTTATTGTTCAGCTGGAAGACGATTCACCATGGTACTCGTACACTGAAATAACCGGTGGTGGAACCTTTAGCACGCATGATCCGGCTGGCGATACACTTTATGGTGCAGACATTGCGGTGCATCCAGACTTTCAAGGCCTTGGCGTATCTCGCAAACTTTACGAGGGAAGAAAAACGATTCTTCGTAGGTTTAATCTCAAGCGTATGGTTGCCGGAGGCAGGATCCCTGGTTATCAAGAGCATGCCGGGAAGTTAAGCGCCGAAGAGTACATCGACAAGGTGTTAGCCGGCGAGCTTCGCGACAGGGCTCTGAACTCGCATATCAAGGCTGGATATAAAGTGCGCGGCGTGCATATGGGATATTTGCGTGATGCGCAGAGTTTAAATTACGCAACTTTTCTGGAGCTTAGCAATCCGCGATACCGCTCAGCGCAACGGCGAATCGCTGGCTCGCCCATGAAGCGACCTGTGCGCAAAGTGCGTGTATGCACCTCGCAATACGAAATGCGACGTGTGCGAAGCTGGGAAGATTTTGAACATCAAGTTGATTTTTTCGTGGCGACCGCGGAGCAGTATCACAGCCATTTTCTATTGCTTCCTGAACTGTTTACCGTTCAGCTTTTTAGCCTAATGGAGCCCTCCCTTACTCCTGCAGCCGCCATAGCAGAGCTTGCTGATCTTGCCGATCGCTATAAAGAAATGCTTTCACGCATGGCTAAGCGTTCCGGTTTGTTTATTATCGGTGGGTCTCATCCGATTCGCAGCAACGATGGCATTCGCAATGTAGCTCATCTCTTTACACCAGGCGGTCAAATCCATACGCAAGAAAAGTTGCACATCACTCCAAATGAGCGAAATGAGTATGGGATTACGCGAGGCGATGGACTTAAGGTTTTTGAAACGAGCTATGCACGTATTGCGATTTTAGTTTGTTATGACATTGAGTTTCCTGAACTTGCGCGGCTTTTGACCTTAGCAGGTACCGAAATACTTTTTGTTCCGTTTAGCACCGACGAACGAAAAGCCTATCTTCGGATACGCTACTCCGCACAGGCGCGTTCGGTTGAAAACGTGATCTACACTGTTCTTGCAGGCAACGTTGGCAATTTGCCTCAAGTAGAAAATTTCCTCATAAACTACGGCCAAGCAGCCATTTGCACGCCGAGTGATTTTCCTTTCCCGCCCGATGGGCTTGCAGCAGTAGGTGATTTCAATAGCGAAACAGTGGTGATTAGTGATCTTGACCTTGTTTCGCTTGAAGAAACAAGAGAAATGGGTAGCGTAAGACCTTTACGTGATCGCCGCGCGGATATTTTTGAGCTCAGGGCAAAAAAGCCAGTGGAACTTGTTGTTGTGAACTGA
- a CDS encoding zinc-binding dehydrogenase produces the protein MKAITIRRFGSPSVLELRDYPEPEPSEHDVVIEVRASGLNFAEVMARKGLYPDAPKAPCVVGYEASGIVEKVGSSVTAFRPGDSVIALCHFGAHAEKVCVPEALVLAMPQGMNFEQGAALPVNYLTAHHILFQVAALRPKERVLIHMAGGGVGMAAIQLCRTIEGVELFGTASAAKRAMIREAGCDHVIDYRKIDYADEIKRLTQGQGVDVVMDALGGRDWKKGFDLLRPAGRLVAFGFANLSKQGGRHIVHVLGELMRIPRFSPMTLMDHNRSVAGVNMGHLWSHRDLLVGEMDHLFKLFTQGKIAPNIDKCFAFSEAADAHRYLEERKNIGKVLLIPDRFSKS, from the coding sequence ATGAAAGCAATCACGATTCGTCGTTTTGGGAGCCCAAGTGTTTTGGAGCTTCGAGATTATCCTGAGCCGGAGCCATCCGAGCATGATGTCGTAATTGAGGTACGCGCTTCGGGGCTCAACTTTGCTGAAGTTATGGCGCGTAAGGGTTTATATCCGGATGCGCCAAAAGCGCCCTGCGTTGTTGGCTATGAAGCAAGCGGAATCGTGGAAAAAGTCGGATCGTCGGTTACAGCTTTTAGGCCCGGGGACAGCGTGATTGCGCTATGTCACTTTGGAGCGCATGCAGAAAAAGTATGTGTTCCTGAAGCTCTTGTTCTTGCCATGCCACAAGGCATGAATTTCGAGCAAGGCGCTGCGCTTCCTGTGAACTATTTGACGGCGCATCACATCCTCTTTCAGGTTGCGGCGCTCCGTCCAAAAGAAAGAGTCTTGATTCACATGGCAGGGGGTGGCGTGGGTATGGCGGCGATACAACTTTGCCGGACCATCGAGGGAGTCGAGCTATTTGGTACCGCCTCCGCAGCAAAACGCGCGATGATTAGGGAAGCGGGCTGTGATCACGTCATCGACTATCGAAAAATCGACTACGCAGACGAGATTAAGCGACTTACTCAAGGCCAAGGTGTCGATGTTGTCATGGATGCCCTTGGAGGCAGAGACTGGAAAAAAGGTTTTGACTTGTTGCGCCCAGCAGGAAGACTTGTGGCTTTTGGTTTTGCCAATTTATCAAAACAGGGAGGTCGTCACATCGTTCATGTCTTGGGTGAACTTATGCGCATTCCACGATTTTCGCCCATGACCCTCATGGACCACAACCGAAGCGTAGCAGGTGTAAACATGGGTCATTTGTGGTCACACCGCGACTTGCTTGTGGGCGAGATGGATCATCTATTCAAGCTCTTTACACAAGGAAAGATTGCTCCAAATATCGACAAATGCTTTGCATTCTCTGAGGCTGCTGATGCGCATCGATACCTCGAAGAGAGGAAAAACATAGGCAAAGTTCTGCTTATTCCTGATCGCTTTTCAAAATCGTAG
- a CDS encoding tetratricopeptide repeat protein → MQLHDAQKQLEELVKLQPNFAYGWNLLIPVYARQQKWAEAEHAADKAKSLGPTDPVIAHSIKRLNQALALSKTAVDGEAETYAREAQIQILLGAPEAARRILDPAMQWMPTAVPLVMTYARSYVADKRFDLAEALLLRTAELDPNHKSTWSQALANLQAARPQTASAIGAE, encoded by the coding sequence ATGCAACTTCACGATGCTCAGAAGCAGCTTGAAGAGCTCGTGAAGCTGCAGCCCAATTTTGCGTATGGTTGGAACTTGTTAATCCCCGTTTATGCCCGGCAGCAAAAATGGGCCGAGGCGGAACATGCCGCCGATAAAGCAAAGTCTCTTGGGCCGACTGATCCTGTTATTGCGCATTCGATAAAACGGCTCAACCAGGCTTTAGCTCTCTCGAAGACAGCGGTGGATGGAGAAGCCGAAACCTACGCGCGGGAAGCACAAATCCAAATCCTGCTAGGCGCTCCAGAAGCTGCTCGACGTATTTTGGATCCCGCCATGCAATGGATGCCGACGGCGGTGCCTTTGGTGATGACCTATGCTAGAAGTTATGTTGCTGATAAACGTTTTGACTTAGCCGAGGCACTACTTCTCCGTACAGCCGAACTCGATCCAAATCACAAAAGCACCTGGAGCCAAGCCCTAGCAAATCTTCAAGCTGCACGACCACAGACGGCGTCCGCAATAGGTGCAGAGTAA
- a CDS encoding serine/threonine protein kinase, with translation MLKQIGRYELLEEIASGGMATVFRGRDITLDRLVAVKVMHPHLRGAEQARERFAREARTVAKLHHPNIIEIYDFSGAASEEVHIVTELLTGPTLKVFAEEHPNIPAEIAACICVLLARALHTAHIAGVIHRDVKPENVLIHKNATVKLTDFGLAQMRDTHSMTITGQVLGSPGHMAPEQVEGHACDARSDIFSLGTVLYLLAVGRLPFNGRNPHKVLMQITKGEYPDPLRMRPSVGSKMTAIINRCLKVDPNERYPDAAALESDLMDFVSDIGIDDVGAELETFLKAPEQTGQRINENVVAVLAEKGIQAANEGQRSLASDYFNRVLALDPENQKVMAALSMLARRSRRKRWLRFMTAIVLTIALGAGVFALSQYAMSEKHVQEKQRTVSAKTVEVSSDDSSEQKTLHSEPESSDEQQEIEQPPKAQREQHDVLPRLRRVQFQPTPQNIKISVDGGPLEAFGPDFRYIDLSPGRHSFHFVGASGCCEDSQLNVNIKAGRMPFVLKHRLTFRPAMLIVRSNVPSDVAIKGDGRGRSHGLITVDLNNQYTAVKEIEVSTEGFLPQRRSVVLQAGQVSEISVKLDPE, from the coding sequence ATGCTCAAGCAAATCGGACGATACGAGCTCCTTGAAGAGATTGCATCCGGGGGAATGGCCACCGTGTTTCGGGGTCGTGACATCACACTCGATCGTCTCGTCGCTGTCAAAGTAATGCATCCTCATTTGCGTGGTGCTGAACAAGCTCGGGAGCGCTTTGCGCGTGAGGCGCGCACGGTGGCCAAGCTGCATCATCCGAACATCATCGAAATCTATGATTTTAGCGGCGCCGCTTCGGAAGAAGTTCATATCGTCACAGAGTTATTAACGGGGCCCACTTTAAAGGTATTTGCCGAGGAGCATCCAAACATCCCTGCTGAAATAGCTGCGTGTATTTGTGTGCTTTTGGCAAGAGCGCTCCATACAGCGCATATCGCAGGCGTCATTCACCGGGATGTAAAACCAGAAAACGTTTTGATCCATAAGAACGCCACAGTGAAACTCACTGACTTTGGTTTAGCTCAAATGCGCGATACGCATTCCATGACGATTACGGGACAGGTGCTTGGCTCGCCGGGTCATATGGCGCCGGAGCAAGTGGAAGGCCACGCTTGCGATGCGCGCAGCGATATTTTTTCACTGGGAACGGTTCTTTATCTGCTGGCGGTTGGGCGACTGCCTTTCAACGGGCGCAATCCACATAAAGTCCTTATGCAGATCACTAAGGGCGAGTATCCTGATCCACTTCGTATGCGTCCAAGCGTGGGCAGCAAAATGACCGCTATCATCAATCGCTGTCTTAAAGTGGATCCCAATGAGCGCTACCCCGATGCAGCAGCTCTTGAAAGCGATTTGATGGATTTTGTGTCCGATATTGGCATTGACGATGTTGGGGCAGAGCTTGAGACTTTTCTAAAAGCACCGGAGCAGACTGGCCAGCGGATTAACGAAAATGTTGTTGCTGTGTTGGCTGAAAAAGGTATCCAAGCGGCAAATGAAGGCCAACGTAGTTTAGCGAGTGACTATTTTAATCGCGTACTTGCGCTTGATCCTGAGAATCAAAAAGTGATGGCTGCGTTGAGCATGTTGGCTCGCCGATCGCGACGTAAGCGCTGGCTTCGTTTCATGACAGCAATTGTTCTAACTATAGCGCTCGGCGCAGGTGTGTTTGCGCTTTCTCAATACGCTATGTCTGAGAAACATGTTCAAGAAAAGCAAAGGACTGTTTCAGCAAAGACTGTCGAAGTTTCTTCAGACGATAGCAGCGAGCAAAAAACGCTTCATAGTGAGCCAGAAAGTTCCGATGAACAACAAGAAATAGAGCAGCCACCCAAAGCGCAAAGAGAACAGCACGACGTTCTTCCGCGACTACGTCGCGTACAGTTTCAACCGACGCCACAAAACATAAAGATCAGCGTGGACGGCGGACCCCTTGAAGCTTTCGGTCCTGATTTTCGCTATATTGATCTGAGTCCTGGAAGACACAGTTTCCATTTTGTTGGAGCCTCGGGTTGCTGTGAAGACTCGCAGCTCAACGTTAATATCAAGGCGGGCCGCATGCCTTTCGTACTCAAGCATCGGTTAACTTTTCGACCTGCGATGTTAATTGTGCGTTCCAATGTGCCTAGCGATGTTGCCATTAAAGGCGATGGTCGAGGGCGCAGCCATGGACTGATCACAGTTGATTTGAATAATCAGTACACTGCAGTCAAAGAGATCGAAGTAAGCACAGAAGGGTTTCTGCCGCAACGGCGCAGTGTCGTGCTGCAAGCAGGTCAGGTTTCAGAGATTTCTGTCAAGCTAGACCCAGAATAA
- the gorA gene encoding glutathione-disulfide reductase: MSKFDYDFCVIGAGSGGVRAARTAAGYGARVCIVEEQALGGTCVNVGCVPKKFFMYASHFHEDFEDARAYGWEVSGGDFNWSTLLENKNKEIGRLNKVYENLLIKSGVTMEWGRAVLSSPNSIKIGDKEISARYILLAVGSQAVFPPIPGVEHAITSNDAFYLKELPKKIVVIGGGYIACEFAGIFNGMGVEVVHMVRGQTLLAGFDHDICRVLAIEMKKKGITQRFGAEPKSIDKSDHGLKVNCQNGESIKTDAVMLATGRRPNIDNIGLINVGVKIGSRNEVVIDAFGKSSVDSIYAIGDVANHFGITPIALHEGMAVASTLFADKPRKFDHQFVPTAVFSQPSVGSVGLTEKQARAQYPNIDIYRSEFRALKHSLSGGDEKSMVKMVVDRDSDRVLGCHMVGPDAGEVMQGFAVALRHGATKTSFNSTVGIHPTLAEEFVTLREAVATEALT, from the coding sequence GTGAGCAAGTTCGACTATGATTTTTGTGTGATTGGAGCGGGTTCCGGTGGTGTGCGCGCGGCGCGTACAGCTGCAGGCTATGGCGCTCGTGTGTGTATTGTTGAAGAACAAGCCCTTGGCGGGACTTGCGTCAACGTGGGCTGCGTTCCAAAAAAGTTTTTCATGTATGCCTCTCATTTTCACGAAGACTTTGAAGATGCGCGCGCCTATGGCTGGGAAGTCTCGGGTGGCGACTTCAATTGGTCGACATTGCTTGAAAACAAAAACAAAGAAATAGGGCGGCTCAACAAAGTATACGAAAATTTGTTGATCAAGTCGGGGGTCACCATGGAATGGGGACGAGCTGTTCTGAGTTCGCCGAACAGTATTAAAATCGGCGATAAAGAAATCAGCGCTCGCTATATTTTGCTTGCCGTAGGAAGCCAGGCAGTCTTTCCGCCGATCCCCGGTGTCGAGCACGCCATCACTTCAAATGATGCCTTTTATCTAAAAGAGCTCCCGAAAAAGATCGTAGTCATCGGCGGAGGCTACATCGCATGCGAGTTTGCTGGGATTTTTAACGGCATGGGCGTTGAAGTAGTGCACATGGTTCGCGGCCAAACGTTGCTTGCGGGCTTTGATCACGACATTTGTCGCGTGCTTGCCATCGAGATGAAAAAGAAGGGCATCACACAACGCTTTGGTGCCGAGCCCAAATCGATTGATAAATCGGACCACGGTCTTAAGGTGAATTGTCAAAATGGCGAGTCGATTAAAACCGATGCCGTGATGCTTGCCACCGGCAGGCGTCCCAACATTGACAACATCGGTTTAATAAACGTGGGGGTAAAGATAGGCTCACGAAACGAAGTGGTCATTGATGCTTTTGGAAAAAGCTCGGTGGATTCGATTTACGCCATTGGCGATGTGGCCAACCATTTTGGGATCACACCCATCGCGCTTCATGAGGGCATGGCTGTAGCGTCCACCTTGTTTGCAGATAAGCCACGCAAATTTGATCATCAGTTCGTGCCAACGGCGGTTTTCAGTCAGCCCTCGGTTGGTTCGGTGGGTCTGACCGAAAAACAAGCGCGTGCTCAATATCCCAATATTGATATCTATCGCTCGGAGTTTCGAGCGCTAAAGCATTCCTTGAGTGGGGGTGATGAAAAAAGCATGGTCAAGATGGTTGTCGATAGAGACAGTGACCGTGTTTTGGGCTGTCATATGGTGGGTCCCGATGCCGGCGAGGTTATGCAAGGCTTTGCCGTAGCATTACGTCATGGCGCCACAAAGACTTCCTTTAATAGTACCGTAGGTATTCATCCAACTTTGGCTGAGGAATTTGTAACGCTTAGAGAAGCTGTTGCCACAGAGGCACTTACCTAA
- a CDS encoding anthranilate synthase component I family protein translates to MSCQERRKYLYSLLLAEYTAKAVFESAAIVLEPAQAALSLNSQKCFAWLDANLNAHPQGRYSYLAAEPEDILCVGHGQAKPFDALRDIQRHPGFWIGYINYDAAFEADATLRAVHARDERLPLLFFARYPALYCFDHHQKQGWILAQDKQAAQRFEALLNNPTSTITPCTIADIQVDVDSKEAHTAAIEQALEHIRQGNIYQANLARRWRCQFKAKPLSLFLRMREQSPVPYGFFLAQQNFAVLGRSMECFFDWQGPGKRLFSKPIKGTIKESTDANLRSHTQLYDDPKERAEHTMIVDLMRNDLSKVAQPRSVKVTEPYAIEAYTGLSHMVSTVECISRDDLGICEIMQSLFPPGSVTGTPKHRAMQLIEELEPASRALSQAPPASFSLMAALSSR, encoded by the coding sequence TTGTCATGTCAGGAACGGCGAAAATATCTTTACTCCTTGTTGCTTGCTGAGTACACCGCTAAGGCCGTGTTTGAAAGTGCCGCGATAGTCCTCGAGCCCGCCCAGGCCGCGCTCTCATTAAACAGCCAAAAGTGTTTCGCCTGGCTTGATGCAAATCTAAACGCACACCCCCAAGGACGCTATAGCTATCTTGCCGCCGAGCCCGAAGACATTCTGTGCGTTGGTCATGGACAGGCAAAGCCTTTCGATGCGCTTCGAGATATCCAAAGACACCCGGGATTTTGGATAGGGTACATCAACTACGATGCAGCTTTTGAAGCGGATGCCACCTTACGCGCCGTGCATGCACGCGATGAACGCCTGCCCCTACTCTTCTTTGCGCGTTATCCTGCACTGTATTGTTTCGATCATCATCAAAAGCAAGGATGGATTCTCGCGCAGGACAAACAAGCCGCACAGCGCTTTGAAGCTTTGCTAAACAACCCAACGTCGACCATAACCCCCTGCACGATTGCTGACATTCAAGTCGATGTTGATAGTAAAGAAGCGCACACAGCGGCTATCGAACAGGCTCTGGAGCACATTCGCCAAGGGAACATCTACCAAGCCAACCTCGCGCGTCGTTGGCGCTGCCAATTCAAAGCAAAGCCCCTATCGCTATTTTTGCGCATGCGCGAACAAAGTCCTGTGCCCTACGGGTTTTTCTTAGCGCAACAAAACTTCGCGGTGCTTGGCCGAAGCATGGAATGTTTTTTCGATTGGCAAGGCCCAGGCAAACGCCTGTTTTCAAAACCCATCAAAGGTACCATCAAAGAAAGTACCGATGCTAACTTGCGAAGCCACACTCAGCTTTACGATGATCCCAAAGAACGCGCAGAGCACACCATGATCGTGGATCTGATGCGTAACGATCTGAGCAAAGTCGCTCAACCGCGCAGCGTTAAAGTCACCGAACCCTACGCTATCGAAGCCTATACAGGACTCAGCCACATGGTAAGTACGGTTGAATGCATCAGCCGCGATGATCTTGGCATCTGTGAGATCATGCAAAGTCTTTTTCCGCCAGGCAGCGTGACTGGCACGCCCAAACATCGCGCCATGCAACTCATCGAGGAGCTTGAACCCGCTTCGCGTGCTCTTTCACAGGCACCACCGGCATCATTTTCCCTGATGGCGGCGCTAAGTTCTCGGTGA
- a CDS encoding chorismate-binding protein: MIFPDGGAKFSVTIRTAQLIDDELIYWAGGGIVAASDPHKEVAETTLKAQVFLESLS, translated from the coding sequence ATCATTTTCCCTGATGGCGGCGCTAAGTTCTCGGTGACCATTCGCACCGCCCAGCTAATCGACGATGAGCTCATCTACTGGGCCGGAGGCGGCATCGTCGCAGCCAGTGACCCCCACAAAGAAGTCGCCGAAACCACACTCAAAGCCCAAGTTTTTCTTGAGTCTTTGAGCTAA